In one Spirosoma rigui genomic region, the following are encoded:
- a CDS encoding RagB/SusD family nutrient uptake outer membrane protein — protein sequence MSKTISFKALSLGTAFAILASCTDLKVVEKDSLVVQSASGEAKVADVAGALQTGYNDLGNQFSDQASTYSLGQHTTAEMIPPTRGVDWGDNGVWRTLDQHTWDATHSGVRDSWNSLNSQVFKMTQILASSPTAAQAAEAKFLRAWFMFYVMDYWGQVPFRESKEGVNDNPKVKSRSEAFDFIVKDLTEALPALSEAKPSSAENSVATKASANYLLAKLYLNKAVYKSAKPEGPYTFAKADMDNVVQAVDAITAAGFKLAPNYFDNFTSKANSEIILTGAQGSPQNRWYMTLHYDQNPSGWNGFTTLADFYDTFQDGDIRKGIPAKKDGTTFSGIGKGFLIGQQYDDKGKPLNDSRANKPLQFTRDVILSGCPTDKGIRVIKYHPADANKYILARYGDAYLMKAEALFRGGDVAGALAQVNALRKIRGASALAALDEKAMFDEIGRETYWEGGKRTVEVRYSKYTTGTGVDNKNAYTVLFPIPADATASNPNLKQNEGY from the coding sequence ATGAGCAAGACTATATCCTTCAAAGCACTCTCTCTGGGCACCGCATTTGCCATCCTGGCATCGTGCACAGACCTGAAAGTGGTAGAGAAAGACTCGCTGGTTGTCCAGTCAGCCTCGGGAGAAGCTAAAGTTGCCGATGTAGCCGGAGCGCTGCAAACGGGGTATAACGACCTGGGCAACCAGTTCAGTGATCAGGCCAGTACTTATTCGCTGGGCCAGCACACAACGGCCGAAATGATTCCGCCAACGCGTGGTGTCGACTGGGGTGATAACGGTGTCTGGCGCACCCTCGACCAGCACACCTGGGATGCTACGCACAGTGGCGTTCGGGATAGCTGGAACTCGCTCAACTCGCAGGTATTCAAGATGACCCAGATTCTGGCATCGAGCCCAACGGCGGCCCAGGCAGCCGAAGCTAAATTCCTGCGGGCGTGGTTTATGTTCTACGTCATGGACTACTGGGGTCAGGTTCCCTTCCGCGAATCGAAGGAGGGCGTCAATGATAACCCTAAAGTGAAGTCACGCTCGGAAGCGTTTGATTTTATCGTCAAAGACCTCACCGAAGCCCTGCCCGCTCTGTCGGAAGCGAAACCCAGTTCCGCCGAAAACTCCGTTGCTACAAAAGCGTCCGCCAATTACTTGTTAGCCAAACTTTACCTGAACAAGGCGGTGTATAAGTCAGCCAAACCCGAAGGTCCCTACACCTTCGCCAAAGCCGACATGGACAACGTTGTACAGGCCGTTGACGCCATCACAGCGGCTGGTTTTAAGCTGGCTCCGAACTACTTCGACAACTTCACCAGCAAAGCCAATAGCGAGATCATCCTGACGGGCGCGCAGGGTTCGCCCCAGAACCGCTGGTACATGACGCTGCACTACGACCAGAATCCATCGGGCTGGAACGGTTTCACGACGCTGGCCGATTTTTACGATACGTTCCAGGATGGCGACATTCGGAAAGGCATTCCCGCCAAAAAAGATGGCACTACGTTCTCGGGTATTGGTAAAGGCTTCCTGATTGGTCAGCAGTATGACGACAAAGGAAAACCCCTTAACGACAGCCGGGCCAACAAACCGCTGCAGTTCACCCGCGATGTTATCCTCTCGGGCTGCCCAACCGACAAAGGTATCCGGGTCATCAAGTACCACCCGGCCGATGCCAACAAATACATACTGGCCCGCTACGGTGATGCTTACCTGATGAAAGCGGAAGCCCTTTTTCGGGGTGGCGACGTAGCTGGCGCGCTGGCGCAGGTTAATGCCCTGCGCAAAATCCGGGGCGCGTCTGCTTTAGCAGCCCTGGACGAAAAAGCCATGTTCGACGAGATTGGCCGCGAGACCTACTGGGAAGGCGGCAAACGTACCGTTGAGGTGCGTTACAGCAAGTATACCACAGGTACGGGCGTCGACAATAAAAACGCCTATACGGTTCTGTTCCCGATTCCGGCTGACGCTACGGCTTCTAACCCAAACCTGAAGCAAAACGAAGGCTATTGA
- a CDS encoding VCBS repeat-containing protein, which yields MNRVLRSSFYKRICSLIAIVGLAGLLACSKTNDTALFERMDNAKLGVMFENKVVNREDFNIFNYRNFYNGGGVGVGDINNDGLPDLFFTANMGPNKLYLNRGNWQFDDISKTAGLQDSGKWGTGVVMVDINNDGLLDIYVCYAGYQRGIGQQNELYINNGLRNGVPSFTESAKKYGLDENGYTTHAAFFDYDRDGDLDCYILNNSFIPVNTLDFANNRDLPAQDWPVKDFLKGGGDRLMRNDNGFFHDVSKEAGIFSSLIGFGLGVTIGDVNKDAYPDIYVSNDFFEKDYLYINQQNGTFKEDIENRMKHLSIASMGADMGDINNDGYPEIFTTEMLPRDEFRKKTTSSFENHYLFKLKQQRGFYNQFQQNCLQLNNQDGTFGEIANYADVAASDWSWGALLFDADNDGYNDIYVCNGIYNDVIDQDFIDFFANDLAQTMALSGKKKEFNDVVSHMASTPIPNTFFRNNKNLTFSERADAAGLADPSFSNGAAYADLDNDGDLDLVVNNVNQPCFVYQNHAERIQPKNHFLKVKLTGDGKNTFAIGTTIDIFGHGQIISRYIAPSRGFQSSTEYVQTIGLGQTGTIDSIRITWPDGRVSHQTAPKLDRLLHFSINDSRRAAPPANPPALPPLLTKVPTSFDAHREDDYEDFYNERNIPMRLSTEGPKAAIGDVNGDGRDDLYIGGARDQAGQLYLQTATGFQKSEQEVFARLARFEDTATLFFDADKDGDLDLLVGSGGNQSPVGSQELMNRLYTNDGRGNFTLNGRALPPTSMNTGVLVPMDYDGDGDLDLFIGSRSYPQEYGVDPPSYLYQNDGGGYFQDVTARVAPAFATLGMVRDAAWSDVSGDGKPELIIVGDWMAPQVFTLKAGTFERQETGLGTLTGFWGSLQVVDVDNDGDKDLVLGNLGENSILRATPGQPLTLWVNDFDKNGRADKIMTHTDAEGRAMPMFLKREMAEQFPFLKRQILKHADYARKSIQDLFAADVLKSSQVRTVSSLKSVIARNEGKGRFTVNALPDAVQLSCVNAIAWQDVNADGLSDLIMGGNFTQFIPQFGQLDACRGLVLLNRGKSQFSVLSNQRSGYLEAGEVKQISPLTVGGKPYLINLTNNAKPVLYRIGR from the coding sequence ATGAATCGAGTACTCCGCTCCTCTTTTTACAAACGCATCTGCTCACTCATCGCCATCGTTGGCCTGGCGGGCTTGCTTGCCTGCTCTAAAACAAACGACACTGCCCTGTTCGAGCGGATGGACAACGCCAAACTAGGCGTGATGTTTGAAAACAAAGTCGTTAACCGCGAAGACTTTAACATCTTCAATTACCGCAACTTCTACAATGGCGGGGGTGTTGGCGTGGGCGATATCAATAACGACGGGCTGCCCGACCTGTTCTTTACAGCCAATATGGGTCCGAATAAGCTGTACCTCAACCGGGGCAACTGGCAGTTTGACGATATCAGCAAAACAGCGGGTTTACAAGACAGTGGCAAATGGGGAACGGGCGTTGTCATGGTCGATATTAACAACGACGGCCTGCTCGATATCTACGTTTGCTACGCGGGTTACCAGCGGGGTATTGGCCAGCAGAATGAACTCTACATCAACAATGGTCTTCGCAACGGGGTCCCCTCGTTTACCGAATCGGCAAAAAAATACGGGCTGGATGAAAACGGCTATACGACCCACGCAGCTTTCTTCGATTATGACCGCGATGGTGACCTGGACTGTTACATCCTCAACAACAGCTTCATCCCGGTCAACACCCTCGACTTTGCCAACAATCGAGATCTGCCCGCCCAGGACTGGCCGGTGAAGGATTTTCTGAAAGGCGGAGGTGACCGGCTGATGCGGAATGATAATGGCTTCTTCCATGATGTCAGCAAAGAAGCGGGAATCTTCAGCAGCCTGATCGGCTTCGGACTGGGCGTAACCATCGGCGATGTCAACAAGGATGCGTACCCGGACATCTACGTCTCTAATGACTTCTTCGAGAAGGATTACCTCTACATCAACCAGCAGAACGGGACATTCAAAGAAGATATTGAAAACCGCATGAAGCACCTCAGCATTGCGTCGATGGGTGCCGACATGGGCGATATCAACAACGATGGCTACCCCGAAATTTTCACGACCGAAATGCTCCCGCGTGATGAATTCCGGAAGAAAACAACCTCCTCCTTTGAGAACCATTACTTGTTTAAGCTCAAGCAGCAACGGGGTTTCTATAACCAGTTCCAACAAAACTGCCTGCAGCTCAATAACCAGGATGGTACCTTCGGAGAGATCGCCAACTATGCCGACGTAGCAGCCAGCGACTGGAGCTGGGGCGCGCTGCTGTTCGACGCCGATAACGACGGCTACAATGACATTTACGTGTGTAATGGCATTTACAACGACGTAATCGATCAGGACTTCATCGATTTCTTTGCCAATGACCTGGCCCAGACAATGGCTCTGTCCGGCAAAAAGAAAGAGTTCAACGACGTAGTGAGCCATATGGCCTCAACGCCCATCCCGAACACATTTTTCCGGAACAACAAAAACCTGACCTTCAGCGAGCGGGCCGACGCGGCCGGGCTGGCCGATCCGTCCTTCTCCAACGGGGCCGCATATGCCGATCTCGACAATGACGGCGATCTGGATCTGGTTGTCAACAATGTCAATCAGCCGTGCTTTGTCTACCAGAACCATGCCGAACGGATCCAGCCCAAAAACCATTTCCTGAAAGTTAAACTTACGGGCGATGGAAAGAACACGTTCGCCATCGGAACCACGATCGATATCTTCGGGCATGGGCAGATCATTAGCCGGTACATAGCACCCTCGCGCGGATTTCAGTCCAGTACAGAGTATGTGCAAACCATTGGGCTGGGCCAGACCGGCACCATCGACTCCATCCGGATCACCTGGCCGGACGGGCGCGTGAGCCACCAGACGGCACCCAAACTGGATCGGCTCCTCCACTTTTCGATAAATGACAGCCGCCGGGCCGCCCCACCGGCGAATCCACCCGCGCTGCCCCCCCTACTGACTAAAGTACCCACCTCATTCGATGCTCATCGGGAAGATGACTACGAAGACTTTTACAACGAGCGGAACATTCCCATGCGGCTGTCGACCGAAGGGCCCAAAGCCGCCATTGGCGATGTGAACGGCGACGGGCGCGACGATCTGTACATTGGCGGGGCCCGGGACCAGGCAGGGCAACTGTACCTCCAAACAGCAACCGGCTTCCAGAAATCGGAGCAGGAGGTGTTCGCCCGGCTGGCCCGATTTGAAGACACCGCTACGTTGTTTTTCGATGCCGACAAGGATGGTGACCTGGATCTGTTGGTGGGCAGTGGTGGCAACCAGTCGCCGGTGGGGTCGCAGGAGTTAATGAATCGGCTCTACACGAACGACGGCCGGGGTAATTTCACCCTCAACGGGCGGGCGCTGCCACCCACCAGTATGAACACCGGCGTTCTCGTCCCCATGGACTACGACGGTGATGGGGACCTGGACCTGTTCATCGGCAGCCGAAGCTATCCCCAGGAATACGGTGTAGACCCGCCGAGTTACCTCTACCAAAACGACGGCGGGGGGTACTTTCAGGATGTTACCGCGCGGGTAGCGCCCGCTTTTGCCACGCTGGGCATGGTGCGCGACGCGGCCTGGAGCGATGTAAGCGGTGATGGCAAACCAGAGCTGATCATTGTGGGCGACTGGATGGCGCCCCAGGTCTTTACCCTGAAAGCGGGTACCTTCGAACGGCAGGAAACCGGTCTCGGTACGCTTACCGGATTCTGGGGTAGTCTGCAGGTTGTTGACGTAGACAACGACGGCGACAAGGACCTCGTACTGGGTAACCTGGGTGAGAACAGTATTTTGCGCGCTACGCCCGGGCAACCGCTAACTTTGTGGGTCAACGACTTCGACAAGAATGGTCGGGCCGACAAGATCATGACCCATACCGACGCCGAGGGACGCGCCATGCCGATGTTCCTGAAACGGGAAATGGCCGAGCAGTTCCCATTCCTGAAACGTCAAATTCTAAAGCATGCCGATTACGCCAGAAAATCTATCCAGGACCTGTTCGCGGCTGATGTACTCAAGAGCAGCCAGGTACGAACCGTCAGCTCACTCAAATCGGTCATTGCCCGTAACGAGGGGAAAGGCCGGTTTACGGTAAACGCATTGCCTGATGCGGTACAATTGTCATGCGTCAACGCCATTGCCTGGCAGGATGTCAACGCCGACGGACTCAGCGACCTCATCATGGGCGGCAACTTTACGCAGTTCATTCCGCAGTTCGGTCAACTGGACGCCTGCCGGGGACTGGTGCTACTCAACCGGGGCAAGAGTCAGTTCTCCGTCCTTTCCAACCAGCGAAGCGGTTACCTGGAAGCGGGGGAGGTCAAACAGATCAGCCCACTGACCGTTGGCGGAAAACCTTACCTGATCAACCTGACCAATAACGCGAAACCTGTCCTCTACCGGATAGGCCGGTGA
- a CDS encoding FAD-binding and (Fe-S)-binding domain-containing protein — protein MPTTTAHPFDDLKTRLQGDFLTDTTHRTLYATDASAYREMPAAVAVPQTIDDLKTLIAFAREHKTSLIPRTGGTSLAGQVVGSGIVVDVSKHFTKILEINPEERWVRVQPGVIRDELNQALKPYGLYFGPETSTANRAMIGGMVGNNSCGSNSVVYRATREHTLSVKVLLADGSEAEFGDMSDWAFTKAVSEASRRNGSATLADKILLTTNEILTNPANQAEIRRNFPKRTIERRNTGYALDEVLEMAPFTPAGPPFNLAKFIAGSEGTLCFLTEIKLNIVPLPPKESGLVCVHCHSIDESLRATLVALKYKPYAVELIDDIILERADTNPEQRKNSFFVQKTPTDHFPIILVVDLSRDTRAEIELLAAQMEADMRAEGMGYHFPLLFGEDTKKIWTLRKAGLGLLGNLPGDEKAVAVIEDTAVDVHDLPDYIREFNEILTKHRMHSVHYAHAGSGELHLRPIINLKTEEGHRQYRMIAEEIATLVKKYDGSLSGEHGDGRLRGEFIPKMVGPHNYELMRTIKHTWDPQGIFNPGKIVETPPMDTFLRYEAGQQTPAFQTYFRYKDQTILQHAEQCNGSGDCRKTEASGGTMCPSYMATRNEKDTTRARANILREMLTHSPKENRFDHQEIKEVYDLCLSCKGCKNECPSNVDVSKLKAEFLQHYYDEHGIPVRSRLIANFARLSGLASLVPWAWNGVLGTPALRRIANRAVGFHPDRTMPLMGKTTVKSWFKSRQGVINAPKGEVLLFCDEFTNFNDVEVGQKAIQLFERLGYTVVIPEHGESGRAALSKGMLKYARTLAERNIRALKDIISADTPLVGLEPSAILTFRDEYPDLVDESLMEDAKRIAQHALTFEEFFARELEAGRISPEQFTDETRLIKLHGHCQQKAVSSLVPGKKALSLPKNYTVQLIPSGCCGMAGSFGYEAEHYDVSMKIGELVLFPTVRQQPDEVIIAAPGTSCRHQIHDGTGRKAKHPAEILFEALK, from the coding sequence ATGCCCACAACGACTGCTCATCCGTTCGACGACCTGAAAACCCGCCTGCAGGGAGATTTTTTGACCGACACAACGCATCGTACACTCTACGCTACCGATGCCTCCGCTTACCGGGAAATGCCGGCTGCCGTTGCGGTCCCCCAGACAATCGATGACCTCAAGACGCTGATCGCGTTTGCCCGGGAACACAAAACATCACTCATCCCGCGTACGGGGGGCACTTCGCTGGCGGGTCAGGTGGTAGGCAGCGGTATCGTCGTGGATGTATCGAAGCATTTCACGAAAATCCTGGAGATCAACCCCGAGGAGCGCTGGGTACGGGTACAGCCGGGTGTTATTCGTGATGAACTGAACCAGGCGCTGAAACCATACGGACTCTATTTTGGCCCCGAAACGTCTACGGCGAACCGCGCCATGATTGGCGGTATGGTGGGAAACAACTCCTGCGGTTCCAATTCAGTCGTGTACCGGGCCACCCGGGAACATACGCTCTCGGTGAAGGTCCTGCTCGCCGACGGTTCCGAAGCCGAGTTCGGCGACATGAGCGACTGGGCGTTCACCAAAGCCGTGAGCGAAGCCAGCCGCCGGAACGGCAGCGCAACCCTGGCCGACAAGATTCTGCTCACTACCAACGAGATCCTGACCAACCCGGCGAACCAGGCCGAGATACGGCGCAACTTCCCCAAGCGCACCATTGAACGGCGCAATACGGGGTATGCGCTCGACGAAGTGCTGGAGATGGCACCTTTTACGCCCGCCGGCCCACCGTTCAACCTGGCTAAATTCATTGCCGGATCGGAAGGAACACTGTGTTTCCTGACCGAGATCAAGCTCAACATCGTACCGCTGCCACCCAAAGAAAGCGGGCTCGTTTGTGTGCACTGTCACTCCATCGATGAGTCGTTGCGCGCCACGCTGGTGGCACTCAAGTACAAGCCTTACGCCGTTGAACTGATCGACGATATTATTCTGGAACGGGCCGACACCAACCCCGAACAGCGCAAAAACAGCTTTTTCGTTCAAAAGACGCCGACCGATCATTTTCCAATTATTCTGGTTGTCGATCTGTCGCGCGATACGCGGGCCGAGATCGAACTGCTGGCAGCCCAGATGGAAGCCGACATGCGGGCTGAGGGCATGGGCTATCATTTTCCGTTGCTCTTTGGCGAAGACACCAAAAAGATCTGGACCCTGCGCAAAGCCGGACTCGGCCTGCTGGGTAACCTGCCTGGCGATGAGAAGGCGGTAGCGGTGATCGAGGATACGGCCGTTGACGTTCACGACCTGCCCGATTACATCCGGGAGTTCAACGAGATCCTGACGAAGCACCGGATGCACTCGGTTCACTACGCCCACGCGGGCTCGGGCGAGCTGCACCTACGACCTATTATCAACCTCAAAACCGAGGAAGGACACCGGCAGTACCGGATGATTGCCGAAGAAATTGCGACGCTGGTCAAAAAGTACGACGGCTCGCTGTCGGGCGAGCACGGCGACGGGCGGCTGCGGGGTGAGTTCATCCCGAAGATGGTGGGGCCGCACAACTACGAGTTGATGCGGACGATCAAGCATACCTGGGACCCGCAGGGCATTTTCAACCCCGGCAAGATCGTGGAAACGCCCCCTATGGATACGTTCCTGCGCTACGAAGCCGGTCAGCAAACACCCGCTTTCCAGACCTACTTCCGGTATAAAGACCAGACCATTCTCCAGCACGCCGAGCAGTGCAACGGTTCCGGCGACTGCCGCAAAACCGAAGCCTCGGGGGGTACTATGTGCCCGAGCTACATGGCAACCCGAAACGAGAAAGACACAACTCGGGCGCGGGCCAACATCCTGCGCGAGATGCTGACGCACTCGCCGAAGGAAAACCGCTTCGATCACCAGGAGATCAAAGAGGTGTATGACCTGTGCCTGTCCTGCAAAGGCTGCAAGAACGAATGCCCGTCCAACGTGGACGTATCGAAACTGAAAGCCGAATTTCTCCAGCATTACTACGACGAGCACGGTATACCCGTCCGGTCACGGCTCATTGCCAACTTCGCCCGATTATCAGGTCTGGCCTCGCTTGTGCCCTGGGCCTGGAATGGTGTGCTGGGAACACCGGCGCTCCGGCGGATTGCGAACCGCGCCGTAGGTTTCCACCCTGACCGGACCATGCCCCTGATGGGAAAAACGACGGTTAAAAGCTGGTTCAAGTCGCGGCAGGGGGTGATTAACGCGCCCAAAGGAGAGGTCCTGCTTTTCTGCGATGAGTTCACCAATTTCAACGATGTCGAAGTTGGCCAGAAGGCCATTCAACTGTTCGAACGGCTGGGCTATACCGTTGTCATCCCGGAACACGGCGAGAGTGGCCGGGCAGCCCTGTCGAAAGGTATGCTCAAATACGCCAGGACGCTGGCCGAGCGAAACATACGGGCGTTGAAGGACATCATCTCAGCCGATACACCACTGGTGGGTCTGGAACCGTCGGCAATCCTGACCTTCCGCGATGAATATCCGGACCTGGTCGATGAGTCGCTCATGGAAGACGCTAAACGAATTGCCCAGCATGCGCTGACATTCGAGGAGTTTTTCGCGCGTGAGCTGGAAGCAGGGCGTATCAGCCCCGAGCAATTCACCGACGAAACCCGACTCATCAAACTACACGGGCACTGCCAGCAGAAAGCCGTTTCATCACTGGTTCCGGGCAAGAAGGCACTGTCGTTACCCAAAAACTACACCGTTCAGCTTATTCCCTCCGGCTGCTGCGGAATGGCCGGCTCCTTCGGGTACGAAGCGGAACACTATGACGTATCGATGAAGATCGGGGAATTGGTCCTGTTCCCAACCGTTCGGCAGCAACCCGACGAGGTGATTATTGCCGCTCCCGGTACCTCCTGCCGCCACCAGATTCACGACGGCACCGGCCGCAAAGCCAAACACCCCGCCGAGATTTTGTTCGAAGCCCTGAAGTAA
- a CDS encoding efflux RND transporter periplasmic adaptor subunit yields MNRFILSCLILFLAGCASKSADEDAEKTTAETPTPDQILVSPEQQKAMNLKIGPAAQTTVSDEVKATGTVDVPPQYMASVSPLINGVIKSVNVLPGQRIGKGATLATLQSLDFIQMQQDYLQAVSQLAYQQAELQRQKTLNAEEVGAKKRLQQAEADYGSNRALVSSLALKLQTLGTSVETLSKGKLSPVMRITSPVAGYVTASNIHLGQQVATADVLFEVMDQNHKHLELSVFENDAFKIKNGQAILLNDPKLGTETLRGRVYLVGKAFSGDARTITIHGHVDNERLEARLIPGMFLNARILTGSRTATTLPEDAVVRKSQHGFIYVATGQARTYRRIPVKLGQVENGRIEIIPQKPVDLNNVVVKGAYLLEAQLTKGDEAEE; encoded by the coding sequence ATGAACCGATTCATCCTTAGTTGCCTGATCCTCTTTCTGGCTGGCTGTGCCAGCAAATCTGCCGACGAAGACGCGGAGAAAACCACTGCTGAAACGCCCACGCCCGATCAGATCCTGGTTTCGCCCGAACAGCAGAAAGCCATGAACCTGAAAATTGGCCCGGCTGCGCAAACGACCGTTAGCGATGAAGTGAAGGCAACGGGTACTGTTGATGTACCCCCGCAATACATGGCCTCCGTAAGCCCGTTGATCAATGGCGTCATCAAGAGCGTTAATGTGTTGCCCGGTCAGCGGATTGGTAAAGGAGCTACGCTGGCTACGCTGCAAAGTCTTGATTTTATTCAGATGCAGCAGGATTACCTGCAGGCCGTCAGCCAGCTAGCCTACCAACAGGCTGAACTGCAACGCCAGAAAACGCTGAATGCCGAAGAGGTAGGAGCTAAAAAGCGGCTGCAGCAGGCCGAAGCAGATTATGGCAGCAACCGCGCGCTGGTTAGCTCGCTGGCGCTGAAACTACAGACGCTGGGAACATCGGTAGAAACGCTGAGTAAAGGGAAACTCTCGCCCGTCATGCGGATTACATCACCGGTGGCTGGCTACGTAACGGCTTCCAACATTCATCTGGGTCAGCAGGTGGCTACGGCTGATGTACTGTTTGAGGTTATGGATCAGAACCACAAACACCTGGAGTTGAGTGTCTTTGAAAATGACGCCTTCAAAATTAAAAATGGTCAGGCGATTCTGCTCAACGACCCGAAGCTGGGTACCGAAACGCTGCGCGGACGGGTTTACCTGGTCGGGAAGGCGTTTTCGGGCGATGCCCGTACCATCACCATCCACGGGCATGTTGATAATGAGCGACTGGAAGCGCGGCTCATTCCCGGTATGTTCCTGAACGCCCGCATTCTTACCGGCTCCCGTACGGCCACGACACTACCCGAAGACGCTGTCGTGCGCAAAAGTCAACATGGCTTTATTTACGTAGCGACCGGCCAGGCCCGCACGTACCGGCGGATACCGGTCAAACTGGGCCAGGTTGAAAATGGACGTATCGAAATCATTCCGCAGAAGCCTGTCGACCTGAATAATGTCGTTGTCAAAGGCGCTTACCTGCTCGAAGCCCAGCTGACAAAAGGCGACGAAGCGGAAGAGTAA